TGATACCTGGAACACCTTTTTTGTTGGAGAGACGGTTCGAGCGAAGGGAAGTGAGTATGTGCCTGGAGAAAGCTATAATCTCTATGTCTTTCCTCACCAGTTGCTGCTTGATGGGGCGGACATACCAACCTGGGGAGGCTTTCCAATTGAAGTGACGGCAGATGCTAATGGTGAATTCATGCAGGCGATCTGGACGCCTGGCTCGGGGAATGTGGGCAAGTATGACATCATTGTGGATTATGACGGGGATGGGAAATACAGCCAGCCGGTGAATAATATTGCCGTTGATGGGGCGGACGGGCAATTTGCTGATTTTGGGTTTGAGGTAAAGGCTGCTCCGACCAGGGTCTTACGCATTCCAGTCTACTATGAAGACCCCTGGGGCGGGACTCATCCGGTACCGCCGGGGACATTTGCTAAGGTGAGTAAATTCTATGCCGAGGCCCAGACTCCAGCGGGATATGAATACTGGCTTGAGATGAACTTGAGGGTAAATGAGGACAGTGAGCTGGTTTTTGAAACTACGCTTGATTGTGAACTTTATGAACAGGAGTGTGATCCGCCCGACCCCCACAAACTGCGGGTCTTTCTGGAGAGTTTTATCACGGCTATTGAACCTGGTGAAGGACCGAATGATCAGGAGGTCTATCTGGCCCGAAGACCCAGTCCTCAGCCATATGCCCCCTGGTCTTATCGTTATGCCTCCTCACTTTTCTGTATTGAGGGTGTGGGTGGTAACGTGTGGATGCCGGTGGGAGGAGAGGTAGTTATTCATTATAATTACCCTGTATCGACTCTGATCGAATACGATTCCCTATATCACGAAAAGGTCTTCCTTAACCAGACGGGGGCCATAGCCGCTATGGATAAGATCCATAAGGGGTATCATTATATGCGTGGGCTTGATCCATCCTTGGCGGGAGTAAGTGGCGCTGGAGCGCCAGGGTATTATGGGCAACCACAAGGGTCGCCCATACAGGCCGGGGCAGGGAGCGCCGAGGCGCCGGCAGCAGGAATTGCCGGGGCTGAAGTAGAATCAGTAACCGGCCTGCGGGTAACGGCTATTTGGAGTGAAGGCAGAGATTGGCACGATGAATCAGGTTACGGTTACCTGCCGGATAATACCACCTGTTATGCCCCTAAAAGTGAAGGGAGTTCAGTTATGAGGCTCTTCATCGACGGCCAACACTTTGATGAGTGGAGCGAGGTCTATCTTCTGCAAGGATATGCCAATACCCTGCTCTCTAAACACGGGCCGATTGAGGCGCCGGTGCTCAGTCATCGAGACCCAATAAGCGCTCATTTGGAGCACCTCCAAACCCAGGCTTTGATAAATGCCTTTAGTTATTATTTACCTACAACTATAGCGAGTTTTCCAGCTATCTTAGCTGCTCCGGCCAGGGCCACGCAGGTTGAAACCCCGCGGGGGATAGATAATGAGATGGCCGTGCTGGATTTCCTGAAGGCGATAAACGATCCGGCCCTTATCTGGAATGCCCTGGCCCACCCCATCCTGACCCCACCGGCCGAGAACTATGACGTACTGGATCTGGCCAATGAATTAAAGGCCCAGGGCATGATGATCGATGACCTCCTGACCGAGTTTGGGATGAAGATAAAGCTCATTTCAGTAACCAATACTGGTACCCCCAATCCAACCTTTACCTGGGATATGAACCAGATCGAGACCGGGACGCATACGGTTACCCTTCAGATAGCCGAGGATGACACCTTCAGCGCCGGGCTGATCAGTATCGGGGGGCTGATCGGTGAGAGCTACACTCTGAGCGGTCACGATCTGACTGATGGCTTCTACTACTGGCGGGTGGGGCTGGAGCAGGATGACCTAGTGGATACCTATTCGGCAGTTGGTTTCTTTGAA
This is a stretch of genomic DNA from bacterium. It encodes these proteins:
- a CDS encoding M23 family metallopeptidase, producing MEPKIRTLLLKVLVSVMLVSGFSAVSSLYAFEYWPRTDKDVNAILGEYRGPTGTPHFHGGIDMPNQNGQPVYAVESGHVVHTSDTTVLPPQGTGYMVIIDHSNGTRTRYLHLSSILVQNDTDVTDHQEVGKVGGTGGNYGPHLHFEVRDSHSNSANFLNPFSSLPALTGADADNNDPILEHTCVIQLNEAGKLLGPSKKISLPSIDPADPYGSAPDTYVSGRVRQLIHGFDRINAGGKQGFYRLNHSIYSYQTETELTSYQITFDTVAYTERSREEWVYSDGSDIGTSSYCSRIGGSGTQYYYKLYNDKTPTTELIQNIIINDTSDILEDDGTWKTKKAKDGVPQDAYGNATKNADARTPDGRYRCEYHAYDFAENRKDSYLHVYVNNFNQEVGSCDSSGDTWNTFFVGETVRAKGSEYVPGESYNLYVFPHQLLLDGADIPTWGGFPIEVTADANGEFMQAIWTPGSGNVGKYDIIVDYDGDGKYSQPVNNIAVDGADGQFADFGFEVKAAPTRVLRIPVYYEDPWGGTHPVPPGTFAKVSKFYAEAQTPAGYEYWLEMNLRVNEDSELVFETTLDCELYEQECDPPDPHKLRVFLESFITAIEPGEGPNDQEVYLARRPSPQPYAPWSYRYASSLFCIEGVGGNVWMPVGGEVVIHYNYPVSTLIEYDSLYHEKVFLNQTGAIAAMDKIHKGYHYMRGLDPSLAGVSGAGAPGYYGQPQGSPIQAGAGSAEAPAAGIAGAEVESVTGLRVTAIWSEGRDWHDESGYGYLPDNTTCYAPKSEGSSVMRLFIDGQHFDEWSEVYLLQGYANTLLSKHGPIEAPVLSHRDPISAHLEHLQTQALINAFSYYLPTTIASFPAILAAPARATQVETPRGIDNEMAVLDFLKAINDPALIWNALAHPILTPPAENYDVLDLANELKAQGMMIDDLLTEFGMKIKLISVTNTGTPNPTFTWDMNQIETGTHTVTLQIAEDDTFSAGLISIGGLIGESYTLSGHDLTDGFYYWRVGLEQDDLVDTYSAVGFFEIEAGGANTPPTITIIEPPAGGATADTEYVIYWQDADPDDNALVSLYYDLDDTGYNGVEIVS